CCTTTCACTTTTTCATACTGCTGCTTCAGGATAAAACGATCAAAACTCATCCTTCCATCACTCCTTATGTATAAGGTATGGCGAAGGGTCAAATAGAGGTTTCTATGAGGGGTTATTCAAAACCCTCTATTTTAAAATATTGTTATTTTATTAATTTAATTTTTTAATGTTTTACATTAACTATTATTTTTCGTGTTAACATATTGCATAGTAATTGAGTATTGTATGCTATACATAGTTATGCAATGTTAGCATTAATTATGTTAGATAATATTTAGCATAGTAGGCTATATCGATATTTTTATAAATTCACAAATACTGCTTTTTCTTAATGGATGCACCAAAAAAAATTCGCGCAGCAATTTATACGCGCGTTTCAACTGAAGACCAAGCAAAAGAAGGCTTTTCATTAGATGCTCAAATTGAAAAACTTCGTAGTTACTGTAAAGCACGCGATTGGGAAATTGCAGGTGAATACATCGATGATGGATACTCTGGAAGAAAAACAAGACGACCTGCGTATACCAAGATGATGGAAGATCTTGACAAATGGGATATTCTTTTGGTCATTAAAATGGATCGGATCCATCGTAATTCAAAAAATTTTATGCTTATGATGGAACAATTGAGTAAACAGAAGAAAGAATTTGTTTCGATGATGGAATCACTTGATACATCGACAGCAATGGGGCGTTTTGTCATGGATATTATTCAACGAATCGCTCAGCTTGAATCAGAACAAATTGGAGAGCGGGTCTATATTGGTATGGAACAAAAGGCTCGAATGAATGGCGGGGTGCTTGGTTTTAACATACCGTATGGCTATAATTATCTGGATGGAAAATTAGTCGTAAATGACTCTGAATCTAGAATCATTCAGGACATTTATTCTTGGTATTTAACAGGAAAAAGTATCGGTGAAATTTCTCAGATGCTTAATGATGCGCATATTCCAACAAAAAAGGGGGGTTTATGGGCGAAAAAGACGGTTTCAACGATTTTAAAAAATCCAATTTATTGTGGTTACCTCCGTTGGGAAGAGTATGTGAATAAAAGTGATCATGATCCAATAATAACCGTGCAAGATTTTAACAAGGTTCAAGAAATTTTTGCACAGCGCGGTGGGTCTCCTGCCAAATTTTTGTAAAAAACAGCCTCTTTTTGGTTACCTTCGGACTACCGAAGGTTACCCAACTGCCTAGTTTTTTTTATAAAACCGCCGGGTAACCAGCGTTTTTTTATCTGCAGTTCTCTTCGTTTGAAGGGTATGAACAACGCTTCAACTTTTTGACGACTTATACGCTTGAAGTACTTCCCTAGTACATTTGAACTACATACTACATTGCTAGAAATTATCTAACATATAGATGACCTGCAATTCTGCTCATCGGCGTAAAACAATGAACAAGTATGACATGTCTATCAAAAAAACAATTAGTTAATGTCTAATATTAATTTATTAACTATGTTACGATATATAATTAAATAATTTTGGTTAGTTTATAACTTCGCTGTTTTTTTCGATGCACGAAGAAAGCAACAATACTAATTATGGCGATACAACCACCGATACCAACGATACTAAAAACCATGAGCCAAGAATTTACCGCTTCGTCAAGACCTGGACTTTCAACAAAAACAGTATACCTTATTGTTTCTTCGTTCCCGTCTCCATCTCGAATCGTTAAAACAACCGTATAATATCCATCACGTCCGTACCTATGTACGACATTTATCCCTTCAGCAATCGTGCCATCGCCAAAATCCCATATATATGAATATAATAGCATCGACTCATTACTTGCATTAATGAAGAACGAAAAAGTTGTATTATCTTTTTGAAGATGCTTAATTGAGATCTCTTTCGTTGGTGAACTCGTATTTGGATCAATCTGAAACACAAGGATACTTAATGGATCTGACCAGCTGCTATTAGCTCCACGAATATCTTGAGCTTGAACTCGAATAGAAAACGTACCATATGATTTCCATGAATGTACAAATGTATATGAGATATTCGGATGAGTATACGAGGACCAAGGACTTCTTGTACCATCGCTACATTCATAGCGATATCGGACTTGATCGCCCTCAGAATCGTAGCTTACGATTGAGAAAGTATACGGAATGTCAATTCTCGCGGTTGTTGAACCTTGTGGTGATTTTGTGATCCTTGGTGGATTATTTGATGAGTTTGTTTTTATGCCTGGTGGTGCAGTTGGCAGATACGGTGGTTCAAAAAATTGACCCCCACTTGGCTGACTCGGCCCTATTGTTGTAAAAACAAATTGCACCCTATTGATCCGATAGGTATTATGAGCATATACCGTCCAGGTATATACGGTCTGTTGTGACAATCCAGAGATAGGACACGTTTTTGTTCCGTTGACTGCGTATTCGCCATGTGATGAGCCACTATTTGGAGATGTTGATACCGACCAGAAGAGATCAAAACCTTGAGGATCATGAATTGAAACGATGAGTACATTTGTACTAAGAGGAACATTCACTGCATTCTGATTTGGGTTTGGGAATGATATCTGTGGAGGAAAAACCACATTATGCATGGGATAATCATTTTCATCTAAAGGATCGGTTGCTTCTTCGTATTCATATCCATCAGTATACGTATCACTATCTGAATCTGGGTTATTCGGATTTGTTCCTGTATACAATTCATGTATGTTGTCAAGCTGGTCATGATCAGGATCATCAAATTTGCTGTATTCAAGCGAGTTGAAATAGTCTACTTCCCATGAGTCAAGCAGACCATCTCCGTCAGCATCTTCTGTATCACCACATGATTCGTCCCAATACCCGTCTCCATCATTATCCCAGCCATCACCACAGATTTCAGAGAGGGCATCAACATCTATTCCATGGATAAATCCTTGAGCTAAAGCAGTAGCATGCTGCATGAAATAATCAGTTGTATAACTACTGCTGGTTGGGCCAGGATATATAATAATTCCTTTTACTCCTTCAAGGTTCAGTAAATATCCGATTCGTTGAGATATTTTCGGATCCCATGAGGTACTGGTATAGCTCCCGTAGTTTTGTCCCGGGGGATTATACACGAGGTTTGATTGAACGATACTAAAACTCAGCCAGATATATGAATTTGAGAAATCATAAGTATCTAGATACGATTGAATAGTTGTCAGATGCGGTGCAAAATACCATGATGGTGAACTAATATCCCCAGTTCCAACAGGCATCCATGTTGAGTTACGAAGAGGTGGTATGTTTTCTCCATAAAAAACCACTTGTGTTTCTGGGTTTTTATTTTTAACAGAGGATCGTAAATCAAGACCTCGATCTCGCCAGTAAGCTATGTATTCATTATAGCAGTCATCAGTTGAATGACTCGCGTATCTCTTGTTACTTTGTTCAAGGATATGCGGAAAACACCCTGTATCTTTATTGAACCAACTTGGATGTTTTCCCCAGAGTTCCGTATCAAAAAGTACAGAATCATTATTTTGTATATCGATCCAGGAGGTGTAATTATCAAGAAGTTGGAGTTCTGCTTGCCAGAGAGTTCCATTGTATGCTGGATCATGAGCATGTCGATAACATGAATTTGAAGGATCAGGTACGACAAATCCTGGTGCATCAAAAAATTTTATACTTTGCCCGTTGCTTTCATGGGTCTCAGGGTCAAGTTGATTATTCAGAATGAGATGTGAAGAACTCAGATGGAATGCAAGGGGATATCCTAAGTTTCGCATATCATGAATTCTGTTGAGGAGGGTAGTAAGCTGAAAGTCTGAAGGATTTTGAGTCCAAATATGAAATCCTATATGTGTAAAACCAATGGCTCCGAGATCTGACGCGGTTTGTAGAAATCGGTTCCAATTGGTCGTGTTCATATCCGCTGCATCGATATAGGGCCCAAAATATGATAAAAAAGGAGAAAGGAGTTCATTTTTTTGTGTAGTAAAACAGAAGGTTTGATTTGTCCACGTTGTACCATCAGTAGCATTGACACACCAGGTATAGGTAGTATTGTACTGGAGGTTTGTGATGAGACATTTTTTTGTCCCATTATACTGGTTTAAACCTGTGGCAAAGCCGATGTTCGGTTGCGTTTTGATGGTCCATGAAAAAGAGTTGTTTTCTGGATCTGTGATGTGGATACTAAGAGGATTCCATGTTATAGGAACATTTGTTGCGTTATGCGGTGGAGATATCTTTGAAAAAACGGGACTTTTATTTGTTGGGGGATCAGCTTTGATGGTCAATGAAATGATCGGCATATATATGAGGAGAGCGAGAATGCAGATTAAGGAAATTGATTTTTTTATTTTCATTTTCATATAGATACCAATTTATTTTTTTAATATATAATAATTAATTTTCTGTATATCCGTTTTTTCCATCTCTTTAGAATCATCTTGGTTACTCCTTTTAAATAAACTTTGTATGCATTTTTTCATACTGCTATTTTGATACACAGGATTGAATTAAATATCAATAGTTATAATGTAAGTATTTTACGATAATTAATTAAAAAATTAAGTTATAAGTTTAAATTATTATTTGAACCGTGTTTATGCTAACTCGTACTCAAAATCAATAATATTGATAAGCAAATTGTTTTTAAAAACAGTGACACTTCTTTGAATCAAGGAATTATTCAAACGTTGTCTATGAGTTTCTGAAAAATTGCTGTTCAAAAATAGAAATCTCTAAATAGAAAATACTTATTTAGTTATGTGATTCATTATGAAAAAGGGAGGATTTTTTGCAATAAGTATACTTCTTATGATCTGCCTCAGCGCTACACCAGTCATAGGAAGTATCAGGCAAGTCAATCAACAAGAGCTTTTCCAAACAGAACAACATTCGCAACAGTCGGTCAAAACCATTACCTTTTTTGATTGCACGGGTTCTAGAACTCAAAAAAAAGAAATACAAATACCTGAATCAGAATTAGAATCTTTAAAAAATGAACTGCGAACAATACGAACAACAAGCAACTCTCCTGAAGAGTCGATTAAAAAACAACTTACAGTATTTCAAAAATATCATTTTATATCAGAAGATGTCACCTATGAAAAACTGCAACAGATCGCACAGCAAAGATTTCAAAAAGTATCATATTCATCACATAAAAAATTACCCGCCCCGCTCATTAACAACTCAGTTTTCAATGCTATGTGCGCTATCGATTTTGAACTAATCAACGGAACAACAGCAGTCTTCGGATTGAACACCTTCATCAATTACATAGGGTTTGATATCATCAGTTTTCACTATGGATACGCGGTCAATGGTATTGATACAAAAGGACTCTTACAACGATCTAATGATCCTGGAAACTATGTGGGGACTATGTTTGGATTCCTTGGATTTTGGCTTGGTGAGAAAAAGGTTGCAGGTATCTATACGAATGTTACTACTGCAGGGTTTACTGTAATTACTGGTTGGGTTCCTGTACCTGATTTTTCTTAATTTTTTCATTTTTTATATAATTAAACAAAAAATTTAAATACCATGCTTATATATTTTAATTATAGATGATCAATCGAAAGAATAATAAAATGATTGATCTATATCAAAATAAGACTTAGGGGGAATCTATGGCAAGAGCAATACACTACTTCATAAGAAAAGGATGGTCTATTGCTTCTTGAATATAGAATCGTAATAACTACCAATGAAGTATACCCCTTTAATAGAGGTGAAATAAGATGAAAAACATGAAAAAAGCAACCTATATAGTCGCAATAACGCTGGTTATTGCTGGGCTGATGATTACCAGTGGTATAAGTATCCCAACCACAAACGTCGAACAAACAACTGATGATTGTATTGCTACAACAGCAATGTTTAAAACGATCAGCAAAGCACGACCTGAGCAGAATATGATTCATCGTGGTGACAGTGTGATTATTTTTGATACAGAAACCGATGATTTTCATCCTGCTGTTGCTGGAAATGCACAAGGGCGGTTTTTTACCTGTTTTGAAGCAAATTTAAACGGCGATTACTACCCTTGGTTTTTGTATTCCATTGATGGATCAACCTGGGAAGAAGCAGGTTATTTTGCAGAATCTCTTGGAGGTAGTTACCCTGATATTGATTCTAATCAGAACGGTTTTTATGCAACCTTTGCGCCACCATCTGGGAGCAGTGGAGAGATCTGGGTTGTTGGAGGGTCAGACCCATCACAACCTGATGGAATGGTGTGGGATTTCGGTCCTCATGGTATCGAAGATTTTCGTTTTAACACCATAGCATCATACACACGTCAAGGAGAAGATTGGAATTTCGGTTGCGTTGCATTGACTGGATATAACAATTACCAAGGAGCAAACGTTCCTGGGACACCGTTTATTCTGTATCCGTACAGTTCAGACGGTGGAATTATCTCCTGGTTGCAAGCCGGTGGTTTTGTTCATTCAGATGTTGCTCTTGATGAAGTAACCCAAATGTGCTACGCAGTCTATGATCACGAAACAACGTTTAAATTAAAAGTTCGAAAATCCAACTTTGGAACCTGGCAAAACCAAGGTTCATACCAAGTACATCCCTCAGTCTGGTCAAAAGATATTGGTGATGGGACAACCCATTTACAAAACATGAGCATTGAAGCTTATAACAACTCAGTGTTGGTCGTTGCAGAATCAGATGGCGACATTATCTGTTTATATTCAACAAATGGTGGAACAAGTTTCAGCCAAAGCACGGTGGTCACCGGTGCGCAATATCCTGATATTATTCTGACACCTGATGGAAACTTTGTCTGCTCCTATGTCAAAGAAAACGTCCTCTATACGAAGATAACTTCAGATAGCGGTGCAACATGGGAAGATGAGACTAAGGTTGCTGATAACGAGATTCAAGCTGAATACCGTGCATCAAATCTCGGAAAAGGACAAACCAATGTTTACGCGGTTTGGCAGGATAACCGTGCCGAAGATCTTGATATCTATTTTGCAGCAGCTGGTCCAGAAATCGAAATCCCCATTCTGGATGTTGTTATTCAAAAGGGAATGGGCATTGGAGCAAAAGCGACGGTTACCAATGTTGGAACTGGCCCTGCAACGAATGTTGCATGGAGTATCAAAGTCACCGGTGGTATCCTTGGAC
The nucleotide sequence above comes from Candidatus Thermoplasmatota archaeon. Encoded proteins:
- a CDS encoding recombinase family protein; the protein is MDAPKKIRAAIYTRVSTEDQAKEGFSLDAQIEKLRSYCKARDWEIAGEYIDDGYSGRKTRRPAYTKMMEDLDKWDILLVIKMDRIHRNSKNFMLMMEQLSKQKKEFVSMMESLDTSTAMGRFVMDIIQRIAQLESEQIGERVYIGMEQKARMNGGVLGFNIPYGYNYLDGKLVVNDSESRIIQDIYSWYLTGKSIGEISQMLNDAHIPTKKGGLWAKKTVSTILKNPIYCGYLRWEEYVNKSDHDPIITVQDFNKVQEIFAQRGGSPAKFL
- a CDS encoding PKD domain-containing protein, encoding MKMKIKKSISLICILALLIYMPIISLTIKADPPTNKSPVFSKISPPHNATNVPITWNPLSIHITDPENNSFSWTIKTQPNIGFATGLNQYNGTKKCLITNLQYNTTYTWCVNATDGTTWTNQTFCFTTQKNELLSPFLSYFGPYIDAADMNTTNWNRFLQTASDLGAIGFTHIGFHIWTQNPSDFQLTTLLNRIHDMRNLGYPLAFHLSSSHLILNNQLDPETHESNGQSIKFFDAPGFVVPDPSNSCYRHAHDPAYNGTLWQAELQLLDNYTSWIDIQNNDSVLFDTELWGKHPSWFNKDTGCFPHILEQSNKRYASHSTDDCYNEYIAYWRDRGLDLRSSVKNKNPETQVVFYGENIPPLRNSTWMPVGTGDISSPSWYFAPHLTTIQSYLDTYDFSNSYIWLSFSIVQSNLVYNPPGQNYGSYTSTSWDPKISQRIGYLLNLEGVKGIIIYPGPTSSSYTTDYFMQHATALAQGFIHGIDVDALSEICGDGWDNDGDGYWDESCGDTEDADGDGLLDSWEVDYFNSLEYSKFDDPDHDQLDNIHELYTGTNPNNPDSDSDTYTDGYEYEEATDPLDENDYPMHNVVFPPQISFPNPNQNAVNVPLSTNVLIVSIHDPQGFDLFWSVSTSPNSGSSHGEYAVNGTKTCPISGLSQQTVYTWTVYAHNTYRINRVQFVFTTIGPSQPSGGQFFEPPYLPTAPPGIKTNSSNNPPRITKSPQGSTTARIDIPYTFSIVSYDSEGDQVRYRYECSDGTRSPWSSYTHPNISYTFVHSWKSYGTFSIRVQAQDIRGANSSWSDPLSILVFQIDPNTSSPTKEISIKHLQKDNTTFSFFINASNESMLLYSYIWDFGDGTIAEGINVVHRYGRDGYYTVVLTIRDGDGNEETIRYTVFVESPGLDEAVNSWLMVFSIVGIGGCIAIISIVAFFVHRKKQRSYKLTKII